One window of the Runella slithyformis DSM 19594 genome contains the following:
- the rho gene encoding transcription termination factor Rho has translation MLSIDDLNLKLLSELRVLAEKIGIKDQNKYSKKDLINRIFEQQTASATTEAAAPPKRIRKPSSSTPAPTPSIPETVPIAEEKPAAPVARAEVKVEKKVEQVVKQTPIAPKRPQNHSFGSDNSDKRSKRQRIQKEKDEEPELSFFNAPQAASVPQPQEPTAISEEMVPSSLMEEGQDFDDLKIELPEEEFLDTSFITDSLEAEPAVEPPKPEERPREYRGDDVHNKIKRQYNNYVKEFDGLIVNEGVLEIMSDGGYGFLRSADYNYLASPDDIYVSPSQIKLFGLKTGDSIRGSVRPPKEGEKYFALLRVETVNGKTTEEIRDRIPFEYLTPLFPEEHIKLSGKADNYSARVLDLFAPIGKGQRGMIVAQPKTGKTVLLKEIANAITRNHPEIYLIILLIDERPEEVTDMQRSVRAEVISSTFDEQADRHVKVSGMVLEKAKRMVECGHDVVILLDSITRLARAYNTVTPASGKILSGGVDANALHKPKRFFGAARNVEHGGSLTIIATALIDTGSKMDEVIFEEFKGTGNMELQLDRRLANKRIYPAVDVMASGTRREDLLLDKETLQRMWILRKHLSDMNPNEAMDFLLDRMKGTRSNEEFLVSMNR, from the coding sequence ATGCTCAGCATTGACGATCTTAACCTCAAGCTCCTGTCCGAGCTACGGGTACTTGCCGAAAAAATCGGTATCAAAGACCAAAACAAGTATTCTAAAAAAGACCTCATTAACCGAATTTTCGAACAGCAAACGGCCTCAGCAACTACCGAAGCTGCCGCACCGCCTAAGCGCATTCGTAAACCAAGCAGCAGTACGCCTGCTCCCACACCTTCTATCCCCGAAACTGTACCCATAGCAGAAGAAAAGCCTGCTGCGCCCGTTGCCCGGGCAGAAGTAAAAGTCGAGAAAAAAGTAGAGCAGGTAGTAAAGCAAACGCCTATTGCCCCCAAGCGTCCTCAGAATCACTCTTTTGGGTCAGATAATTCTGACAAACGTTCTAAACGACAGCGAATACAAAAAGAAAAAGACGAAGAACCTGAACTTTCCTTTTTCAACGCTCCTCAAGCTGCCTCAGTGCCTCAGCCGCAGGAACCCACTGCCATTTCCGAAGAAATGGTTCCGTCTTCATTGATGGAAGAGGGACAGGATTTTGATGATCTTAAAATCGAACTGCCTGAGGAAGAATTTTTAGATACTTCTTTTATTACAGACAGCCTGGAAGCAGAACCGGCAGTCGAGCCTCCCAAGCCCGAGGAACGTCCGCGCGAATACCGCGGGGATGATGTTCACAACAAGATCAAACGGCAGTATAACAACTACGTCAAAGAGTTTGACGGATTGATTGTCAACGAAGGGGTACTCGAAATCATGTCGGATGGCGGATACGGATTCCTGCGTTCGGCTGATTATAATTACCTCGCCAGTCCGGATGACATTTATGTATCACCGTCACAAATCAAACTTTTCGGTTTGAAGACCGGCGACAGTATTCGGGGCTCTGTGCGTCCGCCCAAAGAAGGCGAAAAATATTTTGCCCTGCTGCGTGTGGAAACGGTGAACGGTAAAACGACCGAAGAGATCCGTGATCGTATTCCGTTTGAATACCTGACGCCTTTATTTCCCGAGGAACATATTAAACTGAGCGGTAAAGCCGATAACTACTCCGCACGGGTATTGGATTTATTTGCACCGATTGGAAAAGGACAGCGGGGTATGATCGTGGCGCAGCCCAAAACGGGTAAAACGGTATTGCTGAAAGAAATTGCCAACGCCATTACGCGCAATCATCCCGAGATATACCTCATCATCCTCCTCATTGACGAACGTCCGGAAGAGGTGACCGATATGCAGCGCAGTGTGCGGGCCGAAGTGATTTCGTCTACTTTTGATGAGCAGGCCGACCGCCACGTAAAAGTATCGGGCATGGTGCTTGAAAAAGCTAAACGGATGGTAGAGTGCGGTCACGATGTGGTGATTCTGCTGGACTCCATTACCCGTCTGGCACGGGCTTACAATACTGTGACACCGGCGTCGGGTAAAATCCTGTCGGGTGGGGTGGATGCCAACGCATTGCACAAACCCAAGCGCTTTTTCGGCGCGGCCCGTAACGTGGAGCACGGCGGCTCACTGACCATTATTGCCACGGCGTTGATTGATACCGGTTCTAAAATGGACGAAGTGATCTTTGAAGAATTCAAAGGAACGGGTAACATGGAACTCCAACTTGACCGTCGATTGGCCAACAAACGTATTTATCCGGCCGTTGACGTCATGGCTTCGGGAACGCGTCGCGAAGATTTGTTGCTTGATAAAGAAACACTCCAACGGATGTGGATTCTGCGTAAGCACTTATCAGACATGAACCCCAACGAGGCGATGGACTTCCTGCTCGACCGCATGAAAGGCACCCGAAGCAACGAAGAATTTTTGGTTTCAATGAACCGGTAA
- a CDS encoding SAM-dependent methyltransferase: protein MKLYLIPTPLADDTSADVLSAQVPETVKELEVFFAENLRSARRFIGGLKLGKVIDDLTFYDLNKETPEAETLAQLKALMKEGKNAGILSEAGCPGVADPGAIAVKLAHQLNIEVIPLVGPSSLLLALMASGLSGQSFVFHGYLPIERTQRVKTIKYLEKEAMARKQTQLFIETPYRNNQVMEDLLLHCELTTRLCIACNLTAPDGFVKTLSIKDWKTKTYDLHRKPTVFLIG, encoded by the coding sequence ATGAAGTTATACCTCATTCCCACGCCCCTCGCCGACGACACCTCCGCCGATGTACTCTCCGCCCAAGTCCCCGAAACTGTCAAAGAATTGGAGGTATTTTTTGCCGAAAACCTGCGCAGCGCCCGCCGTTTTATCGGCGGGCTGAAATTGGGAAAAGTCATTGATGACCTGACCTTTTATGACCTCAACAAAGAAACACCCGAAGCCGAAACACTGGCTCAACTGAAGGCATTGATGAAGGAAGGCAAAAATGCCGGAATACTGTCAGAAGCAGGCTGTCCGGGCGTAGCCGACCCCGGGGCGATCGCCGTCAAACTGGCGCATCAACTCAACATCGAGGTCATTCCGCTGGTTGGGCCTTCCTCTCTCCTGCTCGCTCTGATGGCCTCCGGCCTGAGCGGACAATCGTTTGTCTTTCACGGGTATCTGCCCATTGAGCGCACCCAACGGGTCAAGACCATTAAGTATCTCGAAAAGGAAGCCATGGCACGAAAACAAACCCAATTGTTTATAGAAACGCCCTACCGCAATAATCAGGTCATGGAAGATCTGCTCCTGCATTGCGAACTCACCACCCGGCTTTGCATCGCCTGCAACCTGACCGCTCCCGACGGCTTCGTCAAAACGCTTTCGATCAAAGACTGGAAAACCAAAACCTACGATCTGCACCGAAAACCTACGGTGTTTTTGATTGGGTAA
- a CDS encoding alpha/beta fold hydrolase encodes MQLFFRQVGTGRPLIILHGLFGSCDNWLTISKVIADQGFSVYAVDQRNHGRSPHADTHSYPELADDLHEFIQQQGLEKPILMGHSMGGKTVMQYAMQYPDAFSHLVVVDIAPRSYRVHHAEILAGLKAIPLATLQSRSEADQLLRGYEPSASVRQFLLKNLYRNDDGTFAWRINLPVIDANIEIIGHDLVNQRTVSEPTLFMRGEKSGYVRDKDLPTIQHLFPNSTVDTIEGASHWVQAEQPQAFVQSLVTFLQ; translated from the coding sequence ATGCAACTTTTCTTTCGTCAGGTCGGGACCGGTCGTCCCTTGATTATTTTACACGGTCTTTTCGGCTCCTGCGACAATTGGCTCACCATCAGTAAAGTAATTGCTGACCAAGGATTTTCAGTCTACGCCGTCGACCAGCGCAATCACGGGCGCTCGCCGCACGCGGATACGCACAGCTATCCGGAGCTTGCGGATGATCTGCACGAGTTCATCCAACAACAGGGGCTGGAAAAGCCCATCTTAATGGGGCATTCAATGGGCGGAAAAACCGTGATGCAATACGCCATGCAGTATCCCGACGCGTTCAGTCACTTGGTTGTGGTCGATATCGCTCCGCGTTCGTACAGGGTGCATCACGCCGAAATTTTGGCGGGCCTGAAAGCCATTCCGTTGGCAACGCTGCAAAGCCGCTCGGAAGCCGATCAACTTCTGCGTGGGTATGAGCCAAGTGCCTCTGTACGACAATTTTTACTCAAAAATCTTTATCGCAACGACGACGGCACTTTTGCCTGGCGGATCAATTTACCCGTTATTGATGCAAACATTGAGATCATTGGTCACGACCTTGTCAATCAACGAACCGTGTCCGAACCGACGCTGTTTATGCGCGGCGAAAAATCGGGTTACGTGCGCGATAAAGACCTTCCTACCATTCAGCATCTCTTTCCCAACTCCACCGTTGACACCATCGAAGGCGCAAGCCATTGGGTACAGGCCGAACAGCCCCAAGCATTTGTGCAGTCATTGGTTACCTTTTTACAATGA
- a CDS encoding collagen-like triple helix repeat-containing protein: MYAYLVIALALFVSACSGTQGEPGPVGPQGPVGPKGDPGTSSGAAFYSTNWVSVSKQSFITNYNKTERYSTIGLQGGVIQTYLTQKTMDGGMTFLYNRTAANKAFVNAVPWDTYFNDAHVTYSFAMEPGRISAFVSFSKDVDVNQFFVDEEFRAVIVPPATGARLGHVNWKDYNEVKKVLNLQD, encoded by the coding sequence ATGTACGCTTATTTAGTCATTGCACTGGCCCTTTTTGTTTCTGCCTGCTCGGGCACACAGGGAGAACCGGGGCCCGTTGGGCCGCAGGGTCCCGTCGGCCCCAAAGGAGATCCGGGCACCTCAAGCGGTGCAGCCTTTTATTCCACCAACTGGGTATCGGTCTCCAAACAATCCTTTATTACCAACTACAACAAAACCGAACGCTATTCTACCATTGGGTTGCAGGGTGGGGTGATTCAGACCTACCTGACCCAAAAAACGATGGATGGCGGCATGACTTTTCTTTACAACCGCACCGCCGCCAATAAAGCCTTTGTCAATGCCGTGCCTTGGGATACGTATTTTAATGACGCCCACGTAACGTACTCATTTGCCATGGAACCGGGCCGAATTTCGGCCTTTGTATCATTCTCCAAAGACGTGGACGTAAACCAATTTTTTGTCGATGAAGAATTTCGGGCGGTCATCGTACCTCCGGCCACAGGCGCGCGCCTCGGCCATGTGAATTGGAAGGATTATAACGAAGTAAAAAAAGTGCTGAATTTGCAGGACTAA
- a CDS encoding 5-(carboxyamino)imidazole ribonucleotide synthase: MFDIKQKVGVLGGGQLGLMLLQAAIDWNLHVKILDAADAPCAAIAPEFVEGSLQDYEAVYQFGQDVEVMTIEIEKVNVDALEALEREGKKVFPQPNVIRLIQDKRLQKQFYRDHNLPTADFVLTENRADVRNHAAFLPAFHKLGKDGYDGKGVQRIASVDDFDKAFDSPGLLEKAVDFDKELAVIVARNERGEVATFPTVEMVFHPEANLVEYLFAPADISKEIEQQAEELAKRTAQAIGIVGLLAVEMFLTKDGQVLINEVAPRPHNSGHHTIRANFTSQFEQHWRAILNLPLGDTTAYTPAAMVNLLGEEGHTGPAHYEGMEALLATHGVFPFLYGKKITKPFRKMGHITVTDSDLTRLKEKAEWVKNALKVVTK; this comes from the coding sequence GTGTTTGATATTAAACAAAAAGTAGGGGTTTTGGGCGGCGGCCAATTAGGCCTGATGTTGTTGCAGGCCGCCATTGACTGGAATTTGCACGTCAAAATCTTAGACGCGGCCGATGCCCCCTGTGCAGCCATTGCGCCCGAATTTGTGGAGGGCTCTTTGCAGGACTATGAGGCGGTGTATCAATTCGGACAGGATGTAGAGGTAATGACCATCGAGATCGAGAAAGTAAATGTGGATGCTTTGGAGGCGCTCGAACGCGAAGGGAAAAAGGTGTTCCCGCAGCCGAACGTCATTCGATTGATTCAGGATAAGCGTCTGCAAAAGCAGTTTTACCGCGACCACAACCTTCCCACGGCCGACTTTGTGCTGACCGAAAACCGCGCTGATGTCCGAAATCATGCAGCATTTTTGCCCGCATTTCACAAACTGGGAAAAGACGGATACGACGGCAAAGGTGTGCAGCGTATTGCTTCTGTCGATGATTTTGACAAGGCATTTGATTCTCCCGGATTGCTCGAAAAAGCCGTTGACTTCGACAAAGAATTGGCCGTCATTGTCGCCCGGAACGAGCGCGGGGAGGTGGCCACGTTTCCCACGGTAGAGATGGTGTTTCACCCCGAAGCCAACTTGGTCGAATACCTTTTTGCGCCTGCGGATATTTCCAAAGAAATTGAGCAACAGGCCGAGGAACTGGCCAAAAGAACCGCCCAAGCCATCGGAATTGTGGGGCTGCTGGCGGTTGAGATGTTTTTGACCAAAGACGGTCAGGTGCTCATCAATGAAGTGGCCCCGCGCCCGCACAACAGCGGCCACCATACCATTCGCGCCAATTTTACCTCGCAGTTTGAACAGCATTGGCGGGCCATTCTTAACCTTCCATTAGGCGATACCACTGCCTATACCCCCGCCGCCATGGTCAATTTGCTCGGTGAAGAAGGCCATACCGGCCCCGCGCATTATGAAGGCATGGAAGCATTGCTGGCCACTCATGGGGTATTTCCTTTTTTATACGGGAAAAAAATCACGAAACCTTTTCGTAAAATGGGCCATATCACCGTGACCGACAGCGATTTGACACGGCTGAAAGAAAAAGCGGAATGGGTAAAAAATGCCTTGAAAGTGGTGACGAAATAA